The Haloarcula sp. CBA1127 genomic interval ACCCCACCACTCCAACCCGACAGGCTAAAGATGCGGACTCATCAACACCATTCTGAAGGGCCCTTAGCTTAGTCTGGTTAAAGCGATCGGCTCATAACCGATTGAGCGCTGGTTCAAATCCGGCAGGGCCCATTTCTGTTGTCTCAAAACCGCCTATAAGATGGCTATCTGCTGGACTGAATAGCCCTATTGCTTCGGGCCCGCCCCCGCTCACCGTCCGCTGATCACTCGTCGACAACGACGACCTTGACTTGCTGGACGCCACCAATCGCACGGAGTCGGTTGGCCAACTCGGTGATTGTGCCACCCGCGCCCTCAACGACCAGCGTCTCCATACAGGTATCGTGGGAGAGATGGATGTGCTGGACGGACGTGATGATGTCGGCCATCTCGTGTTGGACCGTCTGGAGTTCGTCAGCGATACCCGAGACGTGGTGGTCGTGCACGATGACAATCGTCCCGTGATGGTGTTGTTCGTCACCGGATTCCCACTCGTAGGTCGCAAAGAAGTCACGCAGTGAGTCCCGTATCGCCTCCGACCGGCTCGCGTATTCCCACTCGTCGACGATGCCGTCGAGCCGGTCGACCATCGACGACGGGAGTGTCAGACTGATCCGGTCGAGATCGTCACTCATGTGTGTCGATAGGGACGGGCCCGCATATGGGTATCCGGGCTTCGGTAATACTCACCCGCCGGCAGTAATACTGCCCGATGAAAAAGTATTATTACAGCGCCGGGACCAGACCTGAGTAGTATGCATATTCCCGACGGATATATCGATCTGCCGCTTGCACTGCTGTTTGGTGCGCTTGCGGTCGTCGTTTTGAGCGTTGCTGCGAAGCGCGTCAACGGTGAAATATCTGATGCGCGCGCACCGTTGCTCGGCGTCGTCGCGGCGAGCATCTTCGCTGCACAGATGCTCGATTGGCCGATTCCGGGCGGAACCAGCGCCCATTTCGTCGGGGGCGCGTTCGCGGCGATTCTTCTCGGCCCGCATCTGGGTGCACTCTGTGTTGCGACTGTCGTCACGATTCAGGCGCTCGTCTTCGGTGACGGCGGGCTCGTGGTGCTCGGCGCGAACGTGTTCAACATGGCTGTCGTCGAGGTGTATGTCGGCTACGCCATCTATCGCCTGCTCGTTCCCTACGGTGAGTTCCGCGCCGCCTTCGTCGCGGGGTGGTTGGGAATCACGGCCGGCGCACTAACCGCCGCGCTCCAGCTCGGCCTTTCCTCGGCGTTTCAGTACCAGTTGCTGACGACGCTGTCGATAATGGGTGTCGGGCATCTCGTACTCGGGCTGATTGAGGGGGCCATCACCGCCTCGGTCTATCGCTACCTCGCCCGCGCTCGCCCCGACCTCCGGCCGAACGCCGCTTCGGAGGTGAGCGCGTGATGGCTGGAGCCCGCCCCGACTGGCTGCCCCGTGCGCTCGCCGCGCTCTTGGTCCTAACGCTGCTTGCGCCAGTGTTCGGGTGGGCAGCCGGGCAGGTCGGCTACGCCGAACCGCTCGAGAACGCCGCCGAGACGACAGGTGCGACAGAACACGCCACCGCCGTCGGTACCGCGCTGTTCCCCGACTACGGTGTCCCCGGATTCGGCGGCGCGACCGGGACGTTCGTGTCGGCTGTCGTCGGAACGGCACTGACGCTCCTGCTCGGTGTTGGCATCGGTCGCCTGCTCGGGGCGAATACCGACCAGCGCCAGTAACTGATGTCCGGCAGAGACCTGCTTGACCGGACCGTCGCGGCTATCGCGGCCAGCGCCCAGTGGTTCCTGCTCGCGGAGGACCTCCCGGAGCGGGACGGGTTTCTTCAGGCCGTTACGCCGACGGTCAAGCTCGTCGGCATCGCAATGCTTGTCACCCTGACCGTGACACAGCGGGCGTTGGCAGTCGTCAGCGCGCTCGCGCTTTTCGCCACAGTGCTCGCGGCGCTGTCGCGGGTCCCCGTCCGTACTTTTCTGGGTCGCTTGACCGGGCCACCGGTCTTTGCGTTCGTGGTCGTCGCGCCGCAAGCGTTCTTGATGGGTGGCCCCTCGCTGGGGTCGCTCCCGCTCTCGGCCGCTGGCGTCGACTACGTGCTCACGTTCGCCGTCCGCGTAACCGCGTGTGTCGGCTTCCTGTCCGTGCTGCTGTTGACGACCCGCTTCGCCGACCTGCTGGCGGCGTTTCGCCGGCTCCGAGTCCCGCCGATTGCCGTCTCACTGCTCGGAATCACGTACCGCTATTTACTCCTCTTTTTCGCCGAACTCGAACGTATGATTCGGGCTCGACGGAGCCGAACCATTGCTGAGCCGAGTCTTCGCCGGAACTGGCGTGACTCGGGACA includes:
- a CDS encoding energy-coupling factor ABC transporter permease codes for the protein MHIPDGYIDLPLALLFGALAVVVLSVAAKRVNGEISDARAPLLGVVAASIFAAQMLDWPIPGGTSAHFVGGAFAAILLGPHLGALCVATVVTIQALVFGDGGLVVLGANVFNMAVVEVYVGYAIYRLLVPYGEFRAAFVAGWLGITAGALTAALQLGLSSAFQYQLLTTLSIMGVGHLVLGLIEGAITASVYRYLARARPDLRPNAASEVSA
- the nikR gene encoding nickel-responsive transcriptional regulator NikR; this encodes MSDDLDRISLTLPSSMVDRLDGIVDEWEYASRSEAIRDSLRDFFATYEWESGDEQHHHGTIVIVHDHHVSGIADELQTVQHEMADIITSVQHIHLSHDTCMETLVVEGAGGTITELANRLRAIGGVQQVKVVVVDE
- a CDS encoding PDGLE domain-containing protein, with amino-acid sequence MAGARPDWLPRALAALLVLTLLAPVFGWAAGQVGYAEPLENAAETTGATEHATAVGTALFPDYGVPGFGGATGTFVSAVVGTALTLLLGVGIGRLLGANTDQRQ
- the cbiQ gene encoding cobalt ECF transporter T component CbiQ, with the translated sequence MSGRDLLDRTVAAIAASAQWFLLAEDLPERDGFLQAVTPTVKLVGIAMLVTLTVTQRALAVVSALALFATVLAALSRVPVRTFLGRLTGPPVFAFVVVAPQAFLMGGPSLGSLPLSAAGVDYVLTFAVRVTACVGFLSVLLLTTRFADLLAAFRRLRVPPIAVSLLGITYRYLLLFFAELERMIRARRSRTIAEPSLRRNWRDSGHFVGSFLVRSLERGERVQRAARARGGTGSTPVQPREPLGRADLAFGLVVALAVVVVVA